A segment of the Synechococcales cyanobacterium T60_A2020_003 genome:
TGGCCCCAATGCCCCCCTCATGTTAGGTCTCAGTAATGCCAAAATTGCCGTTCAGCAAGGGCAATCCGGCGAAATTCTAGAACCAGCCTTCAACCACGGCATTAAGCTGGCTTCCATGGGTTTTCTCATTGATCCGGATCAACCTGTGATCTGGCGGGGGCCAATGTTAAACGGCATCATCCGTCAGTTTTTGTATCAGGTGAACTGGGGAGCGTTGGATTATTTAATTGTTGATCTCCCCCCCGGAACCGGAGATGCTCAACTCACCTTGGCCCAAGCCGTACCGATGGCGGGGGCTGTGATTGTTACCACGCCTCAAGCGGTTGCCCTGATGGATGCTCGGCGAGGACTACGCATGTTCCAACAGTTGCAGGTACCTGTCCTGGGCATCGTGGAAAACATGAGCTACTTCATACCGCCAGATCTGCCAGAGCGCCAGTACGATATTTTTGGGTCAGGGGGTGGCGAAAAAACCTCAACGGAATTAGGATTGCCCCTGCTCGGTTGCGTTCCCCTCGAAATCCATTTGCGTGAAGGAGGGGATGCTGGAATTCCTATCGTTGTGGGTAAACCAGAATCTGCTTCGGCAAAAGCGCTAGTGGCCGTTGCTCAGAGGGTCGCCGCCAGGGTTTCCGTGGCTGCCTTAGCCTAAACCATGTCTCTAAAATTTACTGCTCATCTGGCGCAGCAACGTGATGACGCGTCATTCGTCGTAACTATTTCTATCTTCTTTTTTCACCAAACCCCATGCTTCAACGATCGATAAACCAGTCTCAGTCTCGATGGAAGTTTTTGTGGCAACCGTGGCAAGATATCGACTGGCTGCTTCTCATTGCGGTCGTTGGGATCACAATTTTTGGTGGTATTGTCATTCGCAGTACAGAGCTATCTGAACAGCTCACAGACTGGCGGCAACACTGGATTATTGGAGGCATTGGGTTAGTCACTGCCATGGCCTTAGCGCGATGGCGCTATGACAACCTGACGCGCACATTTTGGATCATATACGCGCTGACTAATCTTTCCCTGCTGTCGGTCATATTTTTGGGTACTGAAGCGCTAGGGGCACAGCGCTGGATTACGATTGGGGGATTCAATATTCAGCCCTCTGAATTTGCCAAAATTGGCATGATTATTACGTTGGCGGGGCTCTTACACGAACGAACAGCCTCTACCATTCCGGCAATTGTTCAGACCCTATCTATTGCGGCTGTGCCTTGGTTCTTAGTTTTTATCCAGCCCGATTTAGGCACTTCTCTGGTATTCGGTGCCATTACGCTGGTAATGCTGTACTGGGCTAATGCCAATCCGGGCTGGCTTGTATTGATGATTTCGCCTTTGGTGTCGGCGATCTTATTCAGCGTTTTCTTCCCGGCTTGGGTGGTTTGGGCCATATTGATGGGCGTAATTGCCTGGAAGACGATGCCTTGGCCGTTTTACAGTACGGTAGGGGCAATGTTAGTGAATTTGGCATCCGGAGGATTGGGACAAGTTTTCTGGAACCTCTTGCAGGATTATCAAAAGGATCGTCTGATTTTGTTC
Coding sequences within it:
- a CDS encoding Mrp/NBP35 family ATP-binding protein; amino-acid sequence: MLDPQSVLEVLRPVQDPELQKSLVDLNMIRNVTVTDGNVSFTLVLTTPACPLREFIVDDCKKAVQSLPGVQQVSVEVTAETPSQKSLPDRQGVTGIKNIIAVSSGKGGVGKSTVAVNIAAALAQSGAKVGLLDADIYGPNAPLMLGLSNAKIAVQQGQSGEILEPAFNHGIKLASMGFLIDPDQPVIWRGPMLNGIIRQFLYQVNWGALDYLIVDLPPGTGDAQLTLAQAVPMAGAVIVTTPQAVALMDARRGLRMFQQLQVPVLGIVENMSYFIPPDLPERQYDIFGSGGGEKTSTELGLPLLGCVPLEIHLREGGDAGIPIVVGKPESASAKALVAVAQRVAARVSVAALA
- the rodA gene encoding rod shape-determining protein RodA produces the protein MLQRSINQSQSRWKFLWQPWQDIDWLLLIAVVGITIFGGIVIRSTELSEQLTDWRQHWIIGGIGLVTAMALARWRYDNLTRTFWIIYALTNLSLLSVIFLGTEALGAQRWITIGGFNIQPSEFAKIGMIITLAGLLHERTASTIPAIVQTLSIAAVPWFLVFIQPDLGTSLVFGAITLVMLYWANANPGWLVLMISPLVSAILFSVFFPAWVVWAILMGVIAWKTMPWPFYSTVGAMLVNLASGGLGQVFWNLLQDYQKDRLILFLDPDKDPLGGGYHLIQSRIAIGAGQLWGQGLNQGTQTQLSFIPEQHTDFIFSAVGEELGFVGCMAMLIAFWLICLRLVLIAQNAKDNFGSLLAVGVLAMLVFQVLVNIGMTIGLAPVTGIPLPWMSYGRSALLTNFIAIGLVESVANHRHRLRF